The Chiroxiphia lanceolata isolate bChiLan1 chromosome 4, bChiLan1.pri, whole genome shotgun sequence genome contains a region encoding:
- the GAR1 gene encoding H/ACA ribonucleoprotein complex subunit 1: MSFRGRGGGGGRGGGGFNRGGGGGDRGGFNRGGRGGFGRGGGRGGFNRGGYDQGPPERVVLLGEFMHPCEDDIVCKCKTEENKVPYFNAPVYLDNKEQIGKVDEIFGQLRDFYFSVKLSENMKASSFKKMQKFYIDPAKLLPLQRFLPRPPGEKGAPRGGGRGGRGGGRGAGRGGGRGGFGGGRGGGRGGGGFRGGRGGGGGFRGGRGGGGGFRGRGH, from the exons ATGTCTTTTCGTggcagaggaggtggaggaggaagaggaggtggtGGCTTCAACCGTGGAGGAGGTGGCGGTGACAGAGGTGGCTTTAATCGCGGCGGACGAGGTGGCTTTGGACGGGGAGGTGGAAGAGGAGGCTTCAACAGAGGCGGATATGACCAGGGCCCTCCAGAAAGGGTAGTTT TGTTGGGAGAGTTCATGCATCCCTGTGAAGATGACATTGTTTGTAaatgcaaaacagaagaaaacaaggtgCCTTATTTCAATGCACCAGTGTACTTGGATAATAAAGAACAGATTGGCAAAGTGGATGAAATCTTTGGACAGCTGAGAGATTTT tatttttcagtgaaactgtCTGAGAACATGAAAGcctcttcatttaaaaaaatgcaaaag TTTTACATTGATCCAGCAAAGCTACTACCTCTTCAGAGATTTTTGCCAAGGCCCCCTGGAGAAAAAGGTGCTCCCAGAGGAGGTGGTAGAGGAGGACGTGGTGGTGGACGTGGGGCAGGAAGAGGTGGTGGTAGAG GAGGatttggaggaggaagaggtggaggaagaggaggaggaggattcagaggaggcagaggtggaggaggaggattcagaggaggaagaggtggtGGAGGAGGCTTTCGGG GAAGAGGACATTAA
- the CFI gene encoding complement factor I isoform X2, with protein sequence MRMLPVCLVFFSLFCLCGSENAAPNAEENQFQQVEPTQPAEQDTYLIGECLSNQYTHKSCKKVFCHPWERCVEGKCLCKLPYQCPKNGSSVCSTNGKNFHTYCQLKSYECQQPKAKFLHKGKCMPEETFSVSLVHGNLNLLQVKPVNQKDNSFVCATEWTMNEANVACKHLGFELGAEYYQAISSITESALNSLHCLQITCRGLETSLAECHTEMKSRDSNEGLVSLQCYVNLRVCSDGEFHCVNKKCISLSKTCDGINDCGDLSDELCCRECRDNSFHCRSNICIPNKNVCNQETDCLTGEDEARVRCADKEKGAENNSMDEERRMIKTFLPQAHCGVTNHTLTRRKRIVGGEIAKKGEFPWQVAIKDTSNEGTTVYCGGVYIGGCWVLTAAHCVRANRVHLYRVWVGMLNTIQYDKETHTFRLKQLIIHENYNASTYENDIALLELSGSGNGECSPDHNSIPACIPWSEYMFKTGDRCKISGWGLEKGYTKQFILKWGNVNIFQNCSALYPGRFFKKMECAGTYDGSTDSCKGDSGGPLVCYDAENVAYVWGIVSWGENCGEAGHPGVYTKVASYYDWISHHVTRSLIARYNI encoded by the exons ATGCGAATGCTCCCagtttgcttggttttcttctctctcttttgtctttGTGGATCAGAG aatgcAGCACCTAATGCTGAAGAAAACCAGTTTCAGCAGGTTGAACCTACCCAGCCAGCTGAGCAAGACACGTACCTCATAGGAGAATGCTTAAGCAACCAATACACCCACAAGTCCTGTAAGAAAGTTTTTTGTCACCCATGGGAACGATGCGTGGAGGGAAAATGCCTCTGTAAGCTTCCCTACCAGTGCCCAAAGAATGGCTCTTCAGTTTGTTCTACCAATGGAAAGAACTTCCATACTTACTGTCAGCTAAAGAGCTATGAGTGTCAACAACCCAAAGCAAAGTTTCTGCACAAGGGAAAATGCATGCCTGAAG aaacattttcagtCTCTCTGGTTCATGGAAATCTAAACTTGCTTCAAGTAAAGCCTGTTAATCAAAAGGACAACAGTTTTGTATGTGCTACTGAGTGGACTATGAACGAAGCAAACGTGGCTTGCAAGCACCTTGGCTTTGAATT AGGTGCTGAATATTACCAAGCCATTTCCAGCATCACAGAATCTGCCTTAAATTCATTGCACTGTCTGCAAATAACTTGCAGGGGCCTAGAGACAAGTCTTGCTGAATGTCACACAGAGATGAAATCAAGAGATAGTAATGAGGGACTTGTTAGCCTCCAGTGCTATGTAAATCTCAGAG TTTGTTCAGATGGTGAGTTTCATTGTGTCAACAAGAAGTGCATTTCTCTGAGTAAAACCTGTGATGGAATCAATGACTGCGGAGACCTAAGTGATGAATTGTGCTGTAGAG AGTGCAGAGACAACAGTTTCCACTGTCGGTCAAATATCTGTATTCCAAATAAGAATGTCTGCAACCAAGAAACTGATTGCCTCACAGGAGAGGATGAAGCTCGAGTTCGCTGTGCAG acaaagaaaaaggggCTGAAAATAACAGCATGGATGAAG aaagaagaatgatAAAGACATTTCTTCCCCAAGCACACTGTGGTGTTACAAATCACACATTAACTCGACGGAAAAGAATCGTAGGTGGAGAGATTgcaaaaaag GGTGAATTCCCCTGGCAAGTGGCAATTAAAGACACCAGCAATGAAGGTACAACAGTGTACTGTGGAGGGGTTTATATTGGTGGCTGTTGGGTTCTGACTGCTGCACACTGTGTCAG GGCAAATCGAGTCCATCTCTACCGTGTCTGGGTTGGAATGTTGAATACAATACAGTATGACAAAGAGACACATACTTTTAGACTAAAACAACTGATAATTCATGAAAATTACAATGCATCAACTTATGAAAATGACATtgctctgctggagctgagTGGTTCTGGGAATGGAGAATGCTCCCCAGACCACAACAGCATACCTGCCTGTATCCCCTGGTCAGAGTATATGTTCAAGACTGGTGACAGATGCAAGATTTCTGGATGGGGACTAGAGAAAG gtTATACCAAACAATTTATCCTCAAGTGGGGAAATGttaatatatttcagaattGTTCTGCATTGTATCCAGGacgattttttaaaaaaatggaatgtGCAG GTACTTATGATGGCTCCACAGACAGCTGCAAAGGTGATTCAGGAGGACCCTTGGTCTGTTATGATGCAGAAAATGTGGCATATGTCTGGGGTATTGTGAGTTGGGGTGAGAACTGTGGGGAGGCTGGTCACCCTGGCGTGTACACAAAGGTTGCCAGCTATTATGACTGGATTAGCCACCATGTGACACGGAGTCTCATTGCACGGTACAATATCTGA
- the CFI gene encoding complement factor I isoform X1: protein MRMLPVCLVFFSLFCLCGSENAAPNAEENQFQQVEPTQPAEQDTYLIGECLSNQYTHKSCKKVFCHPWERCVEGKCLCKLPYQCPKNGSSVCSTNGKNFHTYCQLKSYECQQPKAKFLHKGKCMPEETFSVSLVHGNLNLLQVKPVNQKDNSFVCATEWTMNEANVACKHLGFELGAEYYQAISSITESALNSLHCLQITCRGLETSLAECHTEMKSRDSNEGLVSLQCYVNLRVCSDGEFHCVNKKCISLSKTCDGINDCGDLSDELCCRECRDNSFHCRSNICIPNKNVCNQETDCLTGEDEARVRCAGFLLKDKEKGAENNSMDEERRMIKTFLPQAHCGVTNHTLTRRKRIVGGEIAKKGEFPWQVAIKDTSNEGTTVYCGGVYIGGCWVLTAAHCVRANRVHLYRVWVGMLNTIQYDKETHTFRLKQLIIHENYNASTYENDIALLELSGSGNGECSPDHNSIPACIPWSEYMFKTGDRCKISGWGLEKGYTKQFILKWGNVNIFQNCSALYPGRFFKKMECAGTYDGSTDSCKGDSGGPLVCYDAENVAYVWGIVSWGENCGEAGHPGVYTKVASYYDWISHHVTRSLIARYNI, encoded by the exons ATGCGAATGCTCCCagtttgcttggttttcttctctctcttttgtctttGTGGATCAGAG aatgcAGCACCTAATGCTGAAGAAAACCAGTTTCAGCAGGTTGAACCTACCCAGCCAGCTGAGCAAGACACGTACCTCATAGGAGAATGCTTAAGCAACCAATACACCCACAAGTCCTGTAAGAAAGTTTTTTGTCACCCATGGGAACGATGCGTGGAGGGAAAATGCCTCTGTAAGCTTCCCTACCAGTGCCCAAAGAATGGCTCTTCAGTTTGTTCTACCAATGGAAAGAACTTCCATACTTACTGTCAGCTAAAGAGCTATGAGTGTCAACAACCCAAAGCAAAGTTTCTGCACAAGGGAAAATGCATGCCTGAAG aaacattttcagtCTCTCTGGTTCATGGAAATCTAAACTTGCTTCAAGTAAAGCCTGTTAATCAAAAGGACAACAGTTTTGTATGTGCTACTGAGTGGACTATGAACGAAGCAAACGTGGCTTGCAAGCACCTTGGCTTTGAATT AGGTGCTGAATATTACCAAGCCATTTCCAGCATCACAGAATCTGCCTTAAATTCATTGCACTGTCTGCAAATAACTTGCAGGGGCCTAGAGACAAGTCTTGCTGAATGTCACACAGAGATGAAATCAAGAGATAGTAATGAGGGACTTGTTAGCCTCCAGTGCTATGTAAATCTCAGAG TTTGTTCAGATGGTGAGTTTCATTGTGTCAACAAGAAGTGCATTTCTCTGAGTAAAACCTGTGATGGAATCAATGACTGCGGAGACCTAAGTGATGAATTGTGCTGTAGAG AGTGCAGAGACAACAGTTTCCACTGTCGGTCAAATATCTGTATTCCAAATAAGAATGTCTGCAACCAAGAAACTGATTGCCTCACAGGAGAGGATGAAGCTCGAGTTCGCTGTGCAGGTTTCCTTCTGAaag acaaagaaaaaggggCTGAAAATAACAGCATGGATGAAG aaagaagaatgatAAAGACATTTCTTCCCCAAGCACACTGTGGTGTTACAAATCACACATTAACTCGACGGAAAAGAATCGTAGGTGGAGAGATTgcaaaaaag GGTGAATTCCCCTGGCAAGTGGCAATTAAAGACACCAGCAATGAAGGTACAACAGTGTACTGTGGAGGGGTTTATATTGGTGGCTGTTGGGTTCTGACTGCTGCACACTGTGTCAG GGCAAATCGAGTCCATCTCTACCGTGTCTGGGTTGGAATGTTGAATACAATACAGTATGACAAAGAGACACATACTTTTAGACTAAAACAACTGATAATTCATGAAAATTACAATGCATCAACTTATGAAAATGACATtgctctgctggagctgagTGGTTCTGGGAATGGAGAATGCTCCCCAGACCACAACAGCATACCTGCCTGTATCCCCTGGTCAGAGTATATGTTCAAGACTGGTGACAGATGCAAGATTTCTGGATGGGGACTAGAGAAAG gtTATACCAAACAATTTATCCTCAAGTGGGGAAATGttaatatatttcagaattGTTCTGCATTGTATCCAGGacgattttttaaaaaaatggaatgtGCAG GTACTTATGATGGCTCCACAGACAGCTGCAAAGGTGATTCAGGAGGACCCTTGGTCTGTTATGATGCAGAAAATGTGGCATATGTCTGGGGTATTGTGAGTTGGGGTGAGAACTGTGGGGAGGCTGGTCACCCTGGCGTGTACACAAAGGTTGCCAGCTATTATGACTGGATTAGCCACCATGTGACACGGAGTCTCATTGCACGGTACAATATCTGA
- the CFI gene encoding complement factor I isoform X3 — MRMLPVCLVFFSLFCLCGSENAAPNAEENQFQQVEPTQPAEQDTYLIGECLSNQYTHKSCKKVFCHPWERCVEGKCLCKLPYQCPKNGSSVCSTNGKNFHTYCQLKSYECQQPKAKFLHKGKCMPEVCSDGEFHCVNKKCISLSKTCDGINDCGDLSDELCCRECRDNSFHCRSNICIPNKNVCNQETDCLTGEDEARVRCAGFLLKDKEKGAENNSMDEERRMIKTFLPQAHCGVTNHTLTRRKRIVGGEIAKKGEFPWQVAIKDTSNEGTTVYCGGVYIGGCWVLTAAHCVRANRVHLYRVWVGMLNTIQYDKETHTFRLKQLIIHENYNASTYENDIALLELSGSGNGECSPDHNSIPACIPWSEYMFKTGDRCKISGWGLEKGYTKQFILKWGNVNIFQNCSALYPGRFFKKMECAGTYDGSTDSCKGDSGGPLVCYDAENVAYVWGIVSWGENCGEAGHPGVYTKVASYYDWISHHVTRSLIARYNI; from the exons ATGCGAATGCTCCCagtttgcttggttttcttctctctcttttgtctttGTGGATCAGAG aatgcAGCACCTAATGCTGAAGAAAACCAGTTTCAGCAGGTTGAACCTACCCAGCCAGCTGAGCAAGACACGTACCTCATAGGAGAATGCTTAAGCAACCAATACACCCACAAGTCCTGTAAGAAAGTTTTTTGTCACCCATGGGAACGATGCGTGGAGGGAAAATGCCTCTGTAAGCTTCCCTACCAGTGCCCAAAGAATGGCTCTTCAGTTTGTTCTACCAATGGAAAGAACTTCCATACTTACTGTCAGCTAAAGAGCTATGAGTGTCAACAACCCAAAGCAAAGTTTCTGCACAAGGGAAAATGCATGCCTGAAG TTTGTTCAGATGGTGAGTTTCATTGTGTCAACAAGAAGTGCATTTCTCTGAGTAAAACCTGTGATGGAATCAATGACTGCGGAGACCTAAGTGATGAATTGTGCTGTAGAG AGTGCAGAGACAACAGTTTCCACTGTCGGTCAAATATCTGTATTCCAAATAAGAATGTCTGCAACCAAGAAACTGATTGCCTCACAGGAGAGGATGAAGCTCGAGTTCGCTGTGCAGGTTTCCTTCTGAaag acaaagaaaaaggggCTGAAAATAACAGCATGGATGAAG aaagaagaatgatAAAGACATTTCTTCCCCAAGCACACTGTGGTGTTACAAATCACACATTAACTCGACGGAAAAGAATCGTAGGTGGAGAGATTgcaaaaaag GGTGAATTCCCCTGGCAAGTGGCAATTAAAGACACCAGCAATGAAGGTACAACAGTGTACTGTGGAGGGGTTTATATTGGTGGCTGTTGGGTTCTGACTGCTGCACACTGTGTCAG GGCAAATCGAGTCCATCTCTACCGTGTCTGGGTTGGAATGTTGAATACAATACAGTATGACAAAGAGACACATACTTTTAGACTAAAACAACTGATAATTCATGAAAATTACAATGCATCAACTTATGAAAATGACATtgctctgctggagctgagTGGTTCTGGGAATGGAGAATGCTCCCCAGACCACAACAGCATACCTGCCTGTATCCCCTGGTCAGAGTATATGTTCAAGACTGGTGACAGATGCAAGATTTCTGGATGGGGACTAGAGAAAG gtTATACCAAACAATTTATCCTCAAGTGGGGAAATGttaatatatttcagaattGTTCTGCATTGTATCCAGGacgattttttaaaaaaatggaatgtGCAG GTACTTATGATGGCTCCACAGACAGCTGCAAAGGTGATTCAGGAGGACCCTTGGTCTGTTATGATGCAGAAAATGTGGCATATGTCTGGGGTATTGTGAGTTGGGGTGAGAACTGTGGGGAGGCTGGTCACCCTGGCGTGTACACAAAGGTTGCCAGCTATTATGACTGGATTAGCCACCATGTGACACGGAGTCTCATTGCACGGTACAATATCTGA
- the PLA2G12A gene encoding group XIIA secretory phospholipase A2: protein MARALLLPGPPLLLLLLVVGCALRPARGQEAPQTPDWRMTLKTIRNGVHKIDMYLNAALDLLGGEDGLCQYKCSDGSRPVPRYGYKPSPPNGCGSPLFGVQFDIGIPSMTKCCNQHDRCYDTCGNKKNDCDEQFQSCLSKICRNVQKTLGISESVQACESTVQLLFDAVIHLGCKPYLDSQRAACICHYEDKTDL from the exons ATGGCCCGCGCCCTGCTGCTGCCGGGGCcgccgctcctgctgctcctgctggtggTGGGCTGTGCCCTGCGGCCGGCGCGGGGCCAGGAGGCGCCGCAGACCCCCGACTGGAGGATGACGCTGAAGACCATCCGCAACGGGGTGCACAAGATCGACATGTACCTCAACGCGGCCCTCGACCTGCTGGGCGGCGAGGACGGGCTCTGCCAGTATAAGTGCAGCGACG GATCAAGGCCCGTTCCTCGCTATGGATATAAACCATCACCACCAAATGGCTGTGGATCCCCTCTATTTGGAGTTCAG tttgaCATTGGTATCCCTTCAATGACAAAGTGCTGCAATCAACATGACAGATGCTATGACACTTgtggcaataaaaaaaatgattgTGATGAGCAGTTTCAGTCCTGCCTCTCAAAAATTTGCAGAAACGTGCAGAAAACCCTTGGAATCTCAGAGAGTGTCCAGG CTTGTGAATCAACTGTTCAGCTGTTGTTTGATGCAGTTATACATTTAGGATGTAAACCATACCTGGACAGCCAGAGAGCTGCATGTATTTGTCATTATGAGGATAAGACAGATCTCTGA